In Candidatus Riesia pediculicola, the genomic stretch TGAAAGAAAAACCCTTCAAAATAGAAAACAAAATAATATTCTAAAAAGAGATCATAAAGAGCACATTATTCGTTCACCGATTGTAGGTACGTTCTATAGATCCCTTCATATTGATTCAGATCCTCTTGTCAGAGTAGGTCAAAAAATTAAGAAAGGAGATATTTTATGCATTATAGAATCAATGAAAATTATGAATCAAATTAAGTCAAATCAATCTGGAACAATTAAGGAGATCTTAACGAAGGATGGTGATGTTGTAGAGTTTGATACACCATTAATGATTTTAAAATTAGATATAGAGAATGTTTAAAAAGATTGTCATAGCAAATAGAGGAGAGATTGCTTTAAGAGTTTTGAGAGCTTGTAAAGAATTAAAAATCAAAACTGTAGCGTTACATTCTGTAATAGATAGGAAATCGAAACATGTTTTATTAGCAGATGAATCCATTTGTATTGGACCTTCGAAAGCTTCGGAAAGTTATTTCAATATTCCTTCAATTATTTCTGCCGCAGAAGTAACAAATGCAGATGCAATCCATCCAGGGTATGGATTTTTATCAGAAAATGCAGACTTTGCAGAAAAAGTTGAAAAATCGGGTTTTGTATTCATAGGTCCTAGTTCGAAGATAATAAAGAAAATTGGAAATAAAATATCCGCGATTGGAATTATGAAAAAAATTGGGATGCCATGTTTATCAGATTTTAGTTATCGACTTGATGAAAATTTTCAGAATAATAAGAAAATTGCTGAGAGGATAGGATATCCTATTGTAATTAAACCCTCCTTAGGAGGAGGGGGATTAGCAATTAATGTTGTTCAAGATGAAAATGAGTTGCAGAAAAAGATTCTTTTAACTAAAAAGGAATCGAAAATATTGTTTCAAAATGATGAAGTATATATGGA encodes the following:
- the accB gene encoding acetyl-CoA carboxylase biotin carboxyl carrier protein — encoded protein: MDIRKIEKIIELVQKFSISEIEISKNGELIKIKRTKESIKTEDLKIKRLKEIEKEKEEIERKTLQNRKQNNILKRDHKEHIIRSPIVGTFYRSLHIDSDPLVRVGQKIKKGDILCIIESMKIMNQIKSNQSGTIKEILTKDGDVVEFDTPLMILKLDIENV